A genomic stretch from Helianthus annuus cultivar XRQ/B chromosome 1, HanXRQr2.0-SUNRISE, whole genome shotgun sequence includes:
- the LOC118482021 gene encoding LOB domain-containing protein 15-like isoform X1, with protein MSRERELYDDPGKRIKREIDAYINTTTAQMGRRQILVPAPGTLNTITPCAACKLLRRRCAEECPFSPYFSPHEPHKFAAVHKIFGASNVSKLLMEVPESQRADAANSLVYEANVRLRDPVYGCMGAISALQQQIQFLQADLNAVRAEILRYKYREAAANTNDINIIASSLVSSGPITAAQLSTIQAPPTPPPPQPSIVISSSSSSSSSSSSSSSVHLYGIPSSTSGYSTSTIPNNNVSSYFA; from the exons ATGTCCAGAGAAAG GGAGTTGTATGATGATCCAGGGAAGAGGATAAAAAGAGAGATCGATGCGTATATTAACACGACGACTGCGCAAATGGGAAGGAGACAGATATTGGTTCCGGCACCAGGGACTTTGAACACGATCACACCTTGCGCTGCGTGTAAGCTGCTGAGAAGAAGATGTGCTGAAGAGTGTCCATTTTCACCTTATTTCTCTCCTCATGAACCGCATAAGTTTGCTGCTGTTCATAAAATCTTTGGTGCTAGCAATGTCTCTAAGCTGCTCATG GAAGTGCCAGAAAGTCAAAGAGCAGATGCAGCAAACAGTTTGGTATATGAAGCAAATGTTAGGCTAAGAGATCCAGTTTATGGCTGCATGGGTGCAATTTCTGCATTACAACAACAAATTCAGTTTTTACAAGCTGATCTCAATGCAGTTAGAGCTGAAATTTTGAGATACAAATATAGAGAAGCTGCAGCTAACACTAATGACATTAATATTATTGCTTCTTCCTTGGTTTCTTCCGGCCCCATCACCGCGGCTCAGCTCTCAACCATCCAGGCACCGCCTACAccgccaccaccacaaccatccatTGTTATCTCGTCTTCTTCTTCGTCGTCATCCTCATCGTCTTCTTCGTCTTCGGTTCATCTTTATGGAATCCCTTCTAGCACTTCTGGTTATAGTACTAGTACAATTCCTAATAATAATGTATCAAGCTACTTTGCTTGA
- the LOC118482021 gene encoding LOB domain-containing protein 15-like isoform X2, with the protein MELYDDPGKRIKREIDAYINTTTAQMGRRQILVPAPGTLNTITPCAACKLLRRRCAEECPFSPYFSPHEPHKFAAVHKIFGASNVSKLLMEVPESQRADAANSLVYEANVRLRDPVYGCMGAISALQQQIQFLQADLNAVRAEILRYKYREAAANTNDINIIASSLVSSGPITAAQLSTIQAPPTPPPPQPSIVISSSSSSSSSSSSSSSVHLYGIPSSTSGYSTSTIPNNNVSSYFA; encoded by the exons AT GGAGTTGTATGATGATCCAGGGAAGAGGATAAAAAGAGAGATCGATGCGTATATTAACACGACGACTGCGCAAATGGGAAGGAGACAGATATTGGTTCCGGCACCAGGGACTTTGAACACGATCACACCTTGCGCTGCGTGTAAGCTGCTGAGAAGAAGATGTGCTGAAGAGTGTCCATTTTCACCTTATTTCTCTCCTCATGAACCGCATAAGTTTGCTGCTGTTCATAAAATCTTTGGTGCTAGCAATGTCTCTAAGCTGCTCATG GAAGTGCCAGAAAGTCAAAGAGCAGATGCAGCAAACAGTTTGGTATATGAAGCAAATGTTAGGCTAAGAGATCCAGTTTATGGCTGCATGGGTGCAATTTCTGCATTACAACAACAAATTCAGTTTTTACAAGCTGATCTCAATGCAGTTAGAGCTGAAATTTTGAGATACAAATATAGAGAAGCTGCAGCTAACACTAATGACATTAATATTATTGCTTCTTCCTTGGTTTCTTCCGGCCCCATCACCGCGGCTCAGCTCTCAACCATCCAGGCACCGCCTACAccgccaccaccacaaccatccatTGTTATCTCGTCTTCTTCTTCGTCGTCATCCTCATCGTCTTCTTCGTCTTCGGTTCATCTTTATGGAATCCCTTCTAGCACTTCTGGTTATAGTACTAGTACAATTCCTAATAATAATGTATCAAGCTACTTTGCTTGA